From a single Bacillus sp. NEB1478 genomic region:
- the disA gene encoding DNA integrity scanning diadenylate cyclase DisA produces MDHAIKEAIISQMLQLVAPGTPLREGIDNVLRAKTGGLIVVGFNDKIKEIVDGGFSINCKYSPASLYELAKMDGAIILNEEATKILFANTQLIPDTVIPSTETGIRHRTAERVARQTGNLVVSISQRRNVITLYQGMIRYSLKEIGVILTKANQAIQTLEKYKVVFDQSVTNLGALEFEELVTFQEVTQVIHRIEMVLRIKNEIIKYVNELGVEGRLIRIQMEELVSNIEEEALLLIKDYMKDSNSDPFAILRQLNKLSSEELFDESVIMKLLGFSAGMNIQDETIHPRGYRILAKIPRLPAVIIENLTDAFENLPHILRASIDELDEVEGIGEIRARKVKEGLKRIQEQLFVDRHI; encoded by the coding sequence ATGGATCATGCGATTAAAGAAGCGATCATTAGCCAGATGCTGCAGCTCGTAGCCCCCGGAACACCGCTTCGGGAAGGGATCGACAACGTTTTACGAGCAAAAACTGGCGGACTGATTGTTGTTGGTTTCAACGATAAGATTAAAGAAATTGTCGATGGGGGTTTTTCGATAAACTGTAAATACTCACCCGCATCACTCTATGAGCTGGCAAAGATGGATGGAGCAATTATATTAAATGAGGAAGCAACAAAAATACTATTTGCAAATACACAGCTTATTCCGGATACAGTTATCCCATCAACAGAAACAGGGATCCGGCACCGTACAGCCGAGCGTGTTGCACGTCAGACGGGGAACCTGGTAGTCTCCATCTCACAGCGCCGAAATGTAATTACTCTCTATCAAGGAATGATTCGTTATTCATTGAAAGAAATAGGTGTGATCTTGACGAAAGCGAACCAAGCGATACAAACACTGGAAAAATATAAAGTGGTGTTTGATCAAAGTGTTACGAATCTAGGTGCCTTGGAATTTGAAGAATTGGTGACTTTCCAGGAAGTTACACAAGTTATTCACCGAATTGAAATGGTTTTACGCATAAAAAATGAGATCATTAAATATGTTAATGAACTTGGTGTTGAAGGAAGGCTGATTCGGATCCAGATGGAAGAACTCGTTTCCAATATCGAAGAAGAAGCTTTGCTATTAATCAAAGATTACATGAAGGACAGTAACAGCGATCCTTTTGCAATTCTTCGACAGTTAAATAAGCTTTCGAGTGAAGAATTATTTGATGAATCAGTAATTATGAAACTTTTAGGCTTTTCAGCCGGTATGAATATACAAGATGAGACGATTCATCCGCGCGGGTACCGTATACTTGCCAAGATTCCGAGACTGCCTGCTGTAATTATCGAAAACTTAACAGATGCATTTGAAAATCTCCCGCACATATTGCGTGCATCTATCGACGAATTAGACGAAGTAGAAGGAATCGGTGAAATTCGTGCAAGGAAAGTAAAAGAAGGCTTAAAACGGATTCAAGAACAATTGTTTGTCGATCGGCATATTTAG
- the radA gene encoding DNA repair protein RadA: MAKVKSIFLCQDCGYESPKWMGKCPGCQAWNTMVEETIRPEKSVRGLSSGNSAIKQKPQSIVEVKSEQEPRIPTNYQEFNRVLGGGIVPGSLVLVGGDPGIGKSTLLLQTSAQLAQKGERVLYISGEESVKQTKLRADRLDIAAKDLYVLAETDMELIEQAMDDIRPSVMIIDSIQTVYRSEVTSAPGSVSQVRECTSHLMRMAKTKGIAIFIVGHVTKEGAIAGPRLLEHMVDAVLYFEGERHHTFRILRAVKNRFGSTNEIGVFEMKEEGLDEVLNPSEIFLEERSKGAAGSTVVASLEGTRPMLVELQALISPTSFGNPRRMATGIEHNRVSLLMAVLEKRVGLLLQNQDAYLNVAGGVRLDEPAIDLAIAVSIASSFRDVPTKPTDVMIGEIGLTGEVRRVSRIDQRVHEAAKLGFTRAIIPEKNIGGWTVPKGIEVLGVSTVYEALQAALGG, encoded by the coding sequence ATGGCGAAAGTAAAATCAATCTTTCTTTGCCAGGATTGCGGTTATGAATCTCCTAAATGGATGGGGAAATGTCCAGGATGTCAGGCGTGGAATACGATGGTCGAGGAAACGATCCGTCCTGAAAAAAGTGTTAGAGGATTAAGTTCCGGCAATTCAGCAATCAAGCAAAAGCCACAATCCATAGTGGAAGTGAAAAGTGAACAGGAACCTCGGATTCCAACAAACTATCAAGAGTTCAACCGGGTGCTAGGCGGCGGAATCGTTCCAGGTTCTTTAGTTTTAGTTGGCGGCGATCCCGGGATAGGGAAATCAACGCTTCTTCTGCAAACTTCAGCTCAGCTCGCTCAAAAAGGAGAACGCGTTCTCTACATATCAGGTGAGGAATCAGTTAAGCAAACGAAGTTAAGAGCAGACAGACTTGATATAGCAGCAAAAGATTTATATGTATTGGCAGAAACAGATATGGAGCTGATCGAGCAGGCGATGGATGATATTAGGCCATCTGTCATGATTATTGACTCCATTCAAACGGTTTATCGTTCAGAAGTAACTTCAGCTCCTGGCAGTGTTTCCCAAGTAAGAGAATGTACATCACATCTTATGCGGATGGCAAAGACGAAAGGTATTGCTATTTTTATAGTCGGACATGTTACTAAAGAAGGAGCGATTGCAGGTCCTCGCCTTTTAGAGCACATGGTGGATGCTGTTTTATATTTTGAAGGGGAACGTCATCATACTTTTCGTATTTTAAGGGCTGTTAAAAACCGATTCGGGTCAACGAATGAAATCGGTGTATTTGAAATGAAAGAAGAAGGACTTGATGAAGTTTTAAATCCTTCTGAAATTTTTTTAGAAGAACGATCAAAAGGAGCAGCGGGATCTACCGTTGTGGCATCATTAGAAGGCACACGCCCAATGCTTGTCGAACTTCAGGCACTTATCTCCCCTACCAGCTTCGGAAACCCTAGAAGAATGGCAACAGGTATTGAACATAACCGAGTTTCACTATTGATGGCAGTTCTGGAGAAAAGGGTAGGCTTACTTCTTCAAAATCAGGATGCTTATTTGAATGTGGCAGGTGGAGTAAGACTTGATGAACCGGCTATAGACTTAGCGATAGCAGTGAGCATTGCATCGAGTTTCAGAGATGTTCCGACAAAACCAACAGATGTTATGATCGGAGAAATCGGTCTAACAGGAGAAGTTAGAAGAGTCTCACGTATTGATCAAAGGGTACATGAGGCAGCAAAGTTAGGATTTACGCGTGCTATTATACCTGAAAAAAATATAGGTGGATGGACTGTGCCAAAGGGAATTGAAGTTCTCGGCGTATCCACTGTTTATGAGGCATTACAAGCAGCGTTAGGAGGGTAA
- the clpC gene encoding ATP-dependent protease ATP-binding subunit ClpC, giving the protein MMFGRFTERAQKVLALAQEEAIRLGHNNVGTEHILLGLIREGEGIAAKALQVLGLGPEKIQKEVETLIGRGQEAVQTIHYTPRAKKVIELSMDEARKLGHSYVGTEHILLGLIREGEGVAARVLNNLGVSLNKARQQVLQLLGSNESSSSHRGSSASANTPTLDSLARDLTAIARDGSLDPVIGRAKEIQRVIEVLSRRTKNNPVLIGEPGVGKTAIAEGLAQQIINNEVPETLRDKRVMTLDMGTVVAGTKYRGEFEDRLKKVMDEIRQAGNIILFIDELHTLIGAGGAEGAIDASNILKPALARGELQCIGATTLDEYRKYIEKDAALERRFQPITVNEPTKDESIQILQGLRDRYEAHHRVTITDDAIEASVQLSDRYISDRFLPDKAIDLIDEAASKVRLRSYTAPPNLKELEQKLEEVRKEKDAAVQSQEFEKAASLRDSEQRLREELEKTKDVWKEKQGKENTEVTPEDIAQVVSSWTGVPVSKLAEEETERLLKMEEILHDRVIGQAEAVTAISKAIRRARAGLKDPKRPIGSFIFLGPTGVGKTELARAVAETLFGDEDAIIRIDMSEYMEKHTTSRLVGSPPGYVGHEEGGQLTEKVRRKPYSVILLDEIEKAHPEVFNILLQVLEDGRLTDSKGRTVDFRNTVVIMTSNVGASTLKRNRSLGFAVNDLNQKYNDMKTKVMDELKRAFRPEFLNRIDEIIVFHSLEKEHLLKIVSLMSDALKKRLSDQGIDIELTQAALEKITEEGYDPDYGARPLRRALQRKIEDRLSEELLRGNINKGQTVKIDVEQNDFVVETV; this is encoded by the coding sequence ATGATGTTTGGTCGTTTTACAGAACGTGCTCAAAAAGTATTGGCATTAGCGCAGGAAGAAGCAATTCGGTTAGGCCATAACAACGTGGGAACAGAACACATCTTATTAGGATTGATCAGGGAAGGCGAAGGGATTGCTGCCAAAGCGCTTCAAGTCTTAGGATTAGGACCTGAAAAGATTCAAAAGGAAGTGGAAACGCTAATCGGACGTGGACAGGAAGCTGTTCAGACGATTCATTATACACCAAGGGCTAAGAAAGTTATTGAACTTTCCATGGATGAAGCTCGTAAGCTAGGACATTCCTATGTTGGAACAGAGCATATTTTATTAGGGCTCATTCGTGAGGGTGAAGGAGTTGCAGCTCGAGTATTGAATAATCTTGGCGTAAGCTTGAACAAAGCTCGCCAGCAGGTTCTTCAGCTGCTAGGAAGCAATGAATCTTCTTCCAGCCACCGTGGTTCATCTGCTAGTGCGAATACTCCGACATTAGACAGCCTTGCAAGAGATCTAACGGCAATTGCGCGTGATGGTTCATTGGATCCAGTAATCGGCCGTGCTAAAGAAATTCAGCGTGTAATCGAAGTGCTTAGCCGCCGTACGAAAAATAATCCGGTTTTAATCGGTGAGCCAGGCGTAGGTAAAACAGCGATAGCAGAAGGGTTGGCACAGCAGATTATCAACAACGAAGTTCCTGAAACACTTCGCGATAAGCGAGTTATGACACTAGATATGGGAACGGTAGTTGCGGGTACAAAATATAGAGGTGAATTCGAAGACCGTCTGAAAAAAGTGATGGATGAAATTCGCCAGGCTGGTAATATTATTCTTTTCATTGATGAACTTCATACATTGATCGGTGCAGGTGGAGCAGAAGGTGCGATCGATGCCTCTAATATTTTAAAACCAGCATTGGCTCGCGGAGAACTTCAATGTATCGGTGCGACAACACTTGATGAATACAGAAAATATATCGAAAAAGATGCAGCGTTAGAGCGCCGTTTCCAGCCGATCACTGTAAATGAACCAACAAAGGATGAAAGTATTCAAATCCTGCAAGGTCTTCGCGATCGATATGAAGCTCACCATCGCGTAACAATTACTGACGATGCAATCGAAGCATCTGTCCAATTATCAGACCGCTATATTTCAGACCGGTTCCTGCCGGATAAAGCGATCGATTTAATTGATGAAGCAGCTTCAAAAGTACGTCTTCGTTCATATACAGCTCCGCCAAACTTGAAGGAACTGGAGCAGAAACTGGAAGAAGTCCGCAAAGAAAAAGACGCAGCTGTTCAAAGCCAGGAGTTTGAAAAAGCCGCATCACTGCGCGATTCTGAACAGCGTTTACGTGAGGAACTGGAAAAAACAAAAGATGTTTGGAAAGAGAAACAAGGAAAAGAAAATACAGAAGTTACACCGGAAGATATCGCACAAGTGGTGTCATCTTGGACGGGAGTTCCTGTTTCAAAGCTAGCTGAAGAGGAAACAGAACGTCTGTTGAAAATGGAAGAAATTCTTCATGACCGTGTGATCGGTCAGGCTGAAGCTGTTACGGCAATTTCGAAAGCGATCCGCCGAGCTCGCGCAGGTTTGAAAGATCCGAAACGTCCGATTGGTTCCTTTATTTTCTTAGGACCAACAGGTGTTGGTAAAACAGAACTTGCAAGAGCAGTAGCTGAAACATTGTTCGGTGATGAAGACGCGATTATCCGTATCGATATGTCCGAGTACATGGAGAAGCATACGACTTCCCGCTTAGTAGGTTCGCCTCCAGGTTATGTTGGCCACGAAGAAGGCGGCCAGTTAACGGAAAAAGTAAGAAGAAAACCGTATTCCGTTATTTTGCTCGACGAGATTGAAAAAGCGCATCCAGAAGTATTCAACATCCTGCTTCAAGTGCTTGAAGATGGTCGTTTGACTGATTCTAAAGGGCGTACAGTCGATTTCAGAAACACGGTTGTTATCATGACATCAAACGTTGGTGCGAGCACGCTCAAACGTAACCGTTCATTAGGATTTGCAGTAAATGATCTAAACCAAAAATACAATGATATGAAAACAAAGGTAATGGATGAGCTTAAGAGAGCTTTCCGTCCTGAGTTCCTTAACCGTATTGACGAGATTATCGTGTTCCACTCTCTTGAAAAAGAACATCTTCTCAAGATTGTCAGCTTAATGTCTGACGCATTGAAAAAACGCTTAAGCGATCAAGGAATCGATATTGAATTAACGCAGGCAGCGTTAGAGAAGATTACGGAAGAAGGATATGATCCAGACTACGGAGCACGGCCGCTTCGTAGAGCACTTCAGCGAAAAATTGAAGACCGTCTATCAGAAGAGCTGCTTAGAGGAAACATCAATAAGGGTCAAACCGTTAAAATTGATGTAGAGCAGAATGATTTTGTAGTAGAAACGGTGTAA
- a CDS encoding protein arginine kinase, whose protein sequence is MSLERFIRDAISPWMKREGPESDIVLSSRVRLARNLQQFVFPIAADKESAHQVIDEISKCINEKNEVSETENLEMLMMEELKPLEKRVLVEKHLISPNLAEQAKYGAVLMNDDESVSIMVNEEDHIRIQCLAPGLQLEEMLQRANEMDNIIEEHADYAFDEARGYLTSCPTNVGTGLRASVMMHLPALVLTKKISRIIPAINQLGLAVRGIYGEGTEAQGNIFQISNQMTLGKSEEDIIEDLAGVVMQVIQQERAARQQLQDGLKLQLEDKLYRSLGTLENSRIIQSKEAAKCLSDVRLGIDLEIFQGISKTILNELMILTQPGFLQQYAGEVLNPDERDIRRASLIRERIKLENR, encoded by the coding sequence ATGTCCTTGGAACGTTTTATCAGAGACGCGATTAGTCCCTGGATGAAAAGAGAGGGTCCTGAGTCAGACATTGTTCTTAGCAGCCGTGTCCGGCTCGCGAGAAATCTGCAGCAATTTGTTTTCCCAATAGCAGCTGATAAAGAATCAGCACATCAAGTTATTGATGAAATTTCTAAATGCATAAATGAGAAAAATGAGGTTAGTGAAACTGAAAATTTGGAAATGCTGATGATGGAAGAGTTAAAACCGCTCGAAAAAAGGGTACTTGTTGAGAAACATCTAATTAGCCCAAATTTAGCCGAACAAGCAAAGTATGGTGCAGTATTAATGAATGATGATGAATCCGTCAGCATCATGGTTAATGAAGAAGACCATATTCGGATCCAATGCCTTGCACCAGGACTTCAGCTGGAGGAAATGCTTCAAAGAGCAAATGAGATGGATAACATAATCGAGGAACATGCAGACTACGCTTTTGATGAGGCCCGGGGGTACTTAACAAGCTGTCCAACCAACGTTGGCACCGGTCTTCGTGCATCAGTTATGATGCATCTGCCCGCACTGGTTCTTACAAAAAAAATAAGCCGTATTATTCCTGCAATAAACCAATTAGGTTTAGCTGTAAGAGGGATATACGGAGAGGGAACAGAAGCACAGGGAAACATTTTTCAAATTTCAAATCAGATGACACTGGGCAAGTCGGAAGAGGATATAATAGAAGATCTCGCTGGTGTTGTCATGCAAGTTATTCAGCAAGAACGAGCTGCAAGGCAGCAGCTGCAGGATGGTTTGAAATTACAGCTTGAAGATAAGTTATACCGTTCATTAGGAACGCTGGAGAATAGCCGGATCATACAATCGAAAGAAGCAGCCAAATGTTTATCTGATGTGCGGCTTGGAATCGATTTAGAAATTTTTCAGGGCATTTCCAAGACGATCTTAAATGAACTAATGATACTTACACAACCAGGTTTTCTGCAACAATACGCAGGAGAAGTCCTAAACCCAGATGAACGAGACATTAGAAGAGCTAGTTTAATCAGAGAAAGAATAAAATTGGAAAACCGATAA
- a CDS encoding UvrB/UvrC motif-containing protein yields the protein MICEECHEREASLHFTKIINGEKTEFHICEHCAKEKGEILPGSNSFSIHQLLSGLLHGDGHVPNTPSSNFIPPTLACDKCGMSYYQFAKIGRFGCDHCYKAFESRLNPIFKRVHGGNTLHAGKIPKRAGNSIHEKKQLQQLKQAMQQYILNEEFEKAAETRDEIRQIEQRLQQGRDT from the coding sequence ATGATTTGTGAAGAGTGCCATGAGAGAGAAGCTTCATTGCATTTTACAAAGATAATTAATGGCGAGAAAACCGAATTTCATATATGTGAACATTGTGCTAAAGAAAAAGGAGAAATCCTGCCAGGCTCGAATTCATTTTCAATCCACCAGTTGCTTTCTGGTCTTTTACACGGTGATGGACATGTTCCGAACACGCCGTCATCTAACTTCATTCCTCCGACACTCGCTTGTGATAAATGCGGAATGAGTTACTATCAGTTTGCGAAAATTGGGAGATTTGGATGTGATCATTGTTATAAAGCTTTTGAATCCAGATTAAATCCTATTTTCAAAAGGGTTCATGGCGGTAATACATTGCATGCCGGAAAAATACCTAAACGAGCAGGAAACAGTATTCACGAAAAAAAGCAGCTTCAGCAATTAAAGCAAGCTATGCAGCAGTATATATTAAATGAGGAATTTGAAAAGGCTGCCGAAACAAGAGATGAGATCAGGCAGATTGAGCAGCGCCTTCAGCAGGGGAGGGATACGTAG